One stretch of Zingiber officinale cultivar Zhangliang chromosome 6B, Zo_v1.1, whole genome shotgun sequence DNA includes these proteins:
- the LOC121992832 gene encoding ABC transporter G family member 11-like: MSARASSVNPEMKAAAEVMMEIEANKPAGNGLVVGRGLSPLSETLWKEKANVELIGDVSARLTWKDLTVTVTVAGGETHRVLEGLTGFAEPWALTALMGPSGSGKSTLLDALAGRLAANAFLSGAILLNGRKAKLSFGAAAYVTQDDTLIGTLTVREMISYSARLRLPDKMPRDEKRALVEGTIMEMGLQDCADTVIGNWHLRGISGGEKRRVSIGLEILMRPRLLFLDEPTSGLDSASAFFVTQTLRGLSRDGRTVIASIHQPSSEVFELFDRLYLLSGGKTVYFGQTSEACEFFAQAGFPCPPLRNPSDHFLRCINSDFDKVKATLKGSLKTRVERSDDPLDRMTTSEAIRTLIEFYNHSQHHYSAIQKVDEISRVRGTVLDSGGSQASFLMQAFTLTKRSFVNMSRDFGYYWLRLLIYIVVTICIGTIYLNVGTGYTSILARGACASFVFGFVTFMSIGGFPSFVEDMKVFQRERLNGHYGVLAFVISNTLSAMPFLIMITLVSGTLCYFMVRLHPGFTHYLFFVLALYASVTVVESLMMAIASVVPNFLMGIIIGAGIQGIFMLVSGYFRLPNDIPKPFWRYPMTYISFHYWALQGQYQNDLRGLVFDGQTPDLPKIPGEYILEHIFQIDVNRSKWLDLSALFSMIVIYRIFFFLMIKISEDVTPWIRGYIARRRLQKKQSSSTDLATRIPSLRGYVVAIEPNSTSSG; the protein is encoded by the exons ATGAGTGCAAGAGCAAGCTCAGTGAATCCAGAGATGAAGGCGGCGGCGGAGGTGATGATGGAGATCGAGGCGAACAAGCCGGCGGGGAACGGGCTGGTGGTGGGAAGGGGGCTGAGTCCGCTGAGCGAGACGCTGTGGAAGGAGAAGGCGAACGTGGAGCTGATCGGCGACGTGTCGGCGAGGCTTACGTGGAAGGACCTGACGGTGACGGTGACGGTGGCGGGTGGCGAGACGCACCGCGTGCTGGAGGGTCTCACCGGCTTCGCCGAGCCCTGGGCGCTGACGGCGCTCATGGGCCCCTCGGGCTCCGGCAAGTCGACGCTGCTCGACGCCCTCGCCGGCCGCCTCGCCGCCAACGCCTTCCTCTCCGGCGCCATCCTCCTCAACGGTCGGAAGGCCAAGCTCTCCTTCGGGGCCGCT GCATACGTGACTCAGGATGACACCTTGATCGGAACTTTGACGGTGAGGGAGATGATCTCCTACTCCGCACGTCTCCGGCTGCCGGACAAGAtgccgagggacgagaagcgagCTCTGGTGGAAGGGACCATCATGGAGATGGGCCTCCAGGACTGCGCAGACACTGTGATCGGAAATTGGCATCTCCGGGGGATCAGCGGCGGCGAGAAGAGGAGGGTCAGCATCGGCCTCGAGATCCTCATGAGGCCGAGGCTGCTCTTCCTGGACGAGCCAACCAGTGGCCTCGACAG CGCTTCAGCCTTCTTCGTGACGCAAACGCTGCGAGGTTTGTCGAGAGACGGCAGGACGGTGATCGCCTCGATTCACCAGCCCAGCAGCGAGGTCTTCGAGCTGTTCGATCGCCTTTATTTGCTCTCCGGCGGCAAAACTGTCTACTTTGGGCAGACTTCGGAGGCATGTGAG TTCTTTGCTCAAGCTGGATTTCCCTGCCCACCTCTAAGGAATCCATCAGACCATTTCTTAAGGTGCATAAACTCGGATTTCGACAAAGTGAAAGCTACCCTAAAGGGATCTCTAAAGACAAGA GTGGAAAGGAGTGATGATCCGCTTGATAGAATGACAACATCAGAAGCGATACGAACATTGATCGAGTTCTACAATCACTCTCAGCATCATTACTCTGCAATACAGAAAGTGGATGAGATTTCAAGAGTG AGAGGAACGGTGTTGGATTCAGGAGGCAGTCAGGCTAGCTTCTTGATGCAAGCTTTTACCTTGACGAAGCGATCGTTTGTGAACATGTCGAGAGACTTTGGTTACTACTGGCTAAGGCTGCTGATCTACATTGTTGTGACCATCTGCATTGGAACCATCTATTTGAATGTTGGAACTGGATACACCTCTATACTG GCTCGGGGGGCATGTGCTTCATTCGTCTTCGGCTTCGTGACATTTATGTCTATTGGTGGATTCCCATCCTTTGTGGAAGATATGAAG GTTTTTCAGAGAGAAAGGCTCAATGGCCATTATGGTGTCCTAGCATTTGTCATCAGCAACACCCTGTCTGCAATGCCTTTCTTGATCATGATAACTTTAGTCTCAGGAACTCTTTGCTATTTCATGGTACGCCTTCACCCAGGCTTCACACACTACTTATTTTTCGTGTTGGCTCTCTACGCGAGTGTCACCGTGGTCGAGAGCTTGATGATGGCCATTGCTAGTGTAGTCCCTAACTTTCTAATGGGAATCATCATAGGTGCCGGAATTCAG GGAATATTCATGCTTGTTTCTGGCTACTTTAGACTTCCTAATGACATCCCAAAGCCCTTTTGGAGGTACCCAATGACATATATCAGTTTCCATTACTGGGCATTGCAG GGTCAGTATCAAAATGACTTGAGAGGTCTAGTATTTGACGGCCAGACACCCGACCTACCGAAGATTCCAGGCGAATACATACTCGAGCACATCTTTCAGATCGACGTCAATCGATCAAAATGGCTGGATCTTTCAGCCCTCTTCAGCATGATAGTAATATACAGGATCTTTTTCTTCTTGATGATCAAGATCAGTGAGGATGTGACCCCATGGATAAGAGGATACATCGCGAGAAGAAGGCTACAGAAGAAGCAGAGTTCTTCCACTGATCTTGCGACTCGGATACCGTCTCTTAGGGGCTATGTGGTTGCAATAGAGCCCAATTCAACCAGCAGTGGTTAA